Below is a genomic region from Spirosoma radiotolerans.
AAAAAGTAAGTGATAGGGCTGGCGCCGATACGGGAAACCGTATCGGCGCCAGCCTAAGAAACTATGAAAGTAGCCTTACCATTTCTTCTCGTGCTCGTTGTGGTCGGGTGTTCGCCAGCGCGCCGTATAAGTCGTGAACTGCAGACAAAGTCCATCTACACAGATCACTTTACGGGCGTGGCGGTGTACGATCCTGCGCAAAGGCGGGCATTGATTCAACACAATGCCGATAAGCCGTTTACGCCAGCATCGAATACGAAGCTGTTTAGTTTCTATGCCGGACTGTTGTCGCTTCGGGATTCGCTGCCCGTACTGCGTTACGCCGTCCGAAACGACTCCCTGATTTTTTGGGGTACAGGAAATCCCCTGCTGCTGCATCCTGACTTACCCGATACCACGGCACTGGCTTTTCTGCGAAATCGCCCCGAACGACTGTTTTATTCGCCCGCTAATTATGAAGGGCCGCGTTTCGGAGCGGGATGGGCCTGGGATGATTATAACGATGACTACTCGCCGGAGTTAGCGCCCATGCCGATCTATGGCAATGTGGTCCGTTTCACAAAAAGTACAACGCTGCCGCACCGGTTTATCGATAGTACGCAGTCTATAGCTACCGCAACAGGTGGTGTGCACCGGGCTGAATTTACGAATCAGTTTGTGCGACCGGCAGCCGGTAAAACGGCCCGGCAGGACGTGCCGTTTAGATGGTCGGCGGTAGTAGTCGCTCAATTATTGGCCGATACCCTTCATCGACCCGTGAGCGTTGTAAACCTACCGGTTTTCCCAAACGCCCGGCTTATACGCGGTTCATCCACTGACTCGCTCTACAAGCGAATGCTTCATGTGAGTGATAATCAGTTTGCGGAACAGGTTTTATTTATGGCTTCAGCCGAACAACAGCCGACGCAGCTCAACCCCACGATTGAACTACGACGAATTGCCGATAGCCTACAGTATTCTGCTACGGCGAAAAGCCCGGTCAGGTGGGTAGACGGCTCCGGTTTATCTCG
It encodes:
- a CDS encoding D-alanyl-D-alanine carboxypeptidase; the protein is MKVALPFLLVLVVVGCSPARRISRELQTKSIYTDHFTGVAVYDPAQRRALIQHNADKPFTPASNTKLFSFYAGLLSLRDSLPVLRYAVRNDSLIFWGTGNPLLLHPDLPDTTALAFLRNRPERLFYSPANYEGPRFGAGWAWDDYNDDYSPELAPMPIYGNVVRFTKSTTLPHRFIDSTQSIATATGGVHRAEFTNQFVRPAAGKTARQDVPFRWSAVVVAQLLADTLHRPVSVVNLPVFPNARLIRGSSTDSLYKRMLHVSDNQFAEQVLFMASAEQQPTQLNPTIELRRIADSLQYSATAKSPVRWVDGSGLSRYNLFTPNVLIGLLGRIYAKVPQQRLFTLLPAAGQSGTLRSMAADGKPYIFAKSGSMTGVYNLSGYVLTKRNKLLYFSIMHNNFIQPVSEIRRRTADLLKEIHERM